In Aspergillus nidulans FGSC A4 chromosome II, the genomic stretch GGCGTTCTTCTGGGCCGGAGAATGGGCCATATCAACTGCGGTATAGCCGCTCTTATACACCTGGTTCAAAAACCAGAATACCCGAACAGCGGTTCTTGTGTCACTTGGTGCTAATATGTTCGATAACTATCGCCCGCAAGCCATATATAGATTGATTCTGCTTGTCTAGATTGACATCTGATTGGTACTCTGTGCGTGTCACTCCCGACATAACACCCACCTGGGCGGTCTCAGTTACAAAGAGCACGTTCTGAGAGGACTGGTGTACGCGTTCACTTACCTGCCACGTAATTTTAGGTCTTGCACTGATTCTTTAGGAATATGACCCCCGGATCCAGGAAATACTCAAAGTCGTCCCCGAGGGAGCCTGGAGGGAGTTTGCGATGGTGGCTGGACCCTGTCCGCGAGATATCACGGCATGGGACAAGGATGCCCTGATTGGAGATGCAAGCCATCCGCCCTCAGGGGTATTCGGATCTGGCGCGGCATTCACTATGGAAGATGGCTGGATTTTGGCGCAGGCTCTGGCACTTTAAGCATTCGAGAAACTCCAGCGATAGCACGGTACCCGGAAATAATTGGAGATCTTTCAGCAGATTCGTGGTCCCTACTATGAGCGCATGTGAGTGCCAGACTTCTGTACCTTGACCATGTTGCTCAAATGCTGATTTGTGGTTGTTTTGATAGGTACGATTACCTGTCATCCAGGTAAAAGCGCACCCAGGGTACTCGGAAAGAAGTCGTCGACTTTGACAGCATCATCAAGGCGAGGATAGCCGGGTTCGGGTTCACCTCGAGCGGTAAGATGGACTGGATATATAAGAATGACATTGCGCAGGTATGGCGGGAATatcttgctgaagagcaagcggCAGGACTACAAACTGGTGGGAAACAAGGGCATATCGACAGATGGCAGAAATAGATTCGTTGTTGGTAAGATGAATCTCCAACGAGCATAAACACCTGATGCTTGTCTCGCCGCAGATATGAGCAACTGTTACAGCagctgctctggctcttACTATTAATGTCGCACCCGGCTTGGTGTGGCTACCTACTAGGCCTCTTGGTTCTCTATCTCCCACTGGTAATATCTCTGACCTCCGCGATATCGATCGCTAATTAAGCATACTCAGCATGCTCCGGTCAGCCTTGAACTCCACATCTTGCCGAACGATACCTGCTGATGCGTTCAGACAACATAGTAAGCATCGTATTCGCCACCTCCGTCAGGAGTATCGAAAATAGATGGAATTAAATCAGGCCACTCGTCCTCGTAGATACCTGAGGCGGTCGGATGATGAACGAACAGCTTATGGGCAGCATCGATGTCCTCGACGTCAAAAGCTTCGTCTGAGAATCTGAGGCCGAGAAACTTTCGGCTGATGAACTGGAATATCTGCaatggaggaggcggcgtaGGAAAAGTATCTGCATAATGATTTGGCTGGCCGGATGATGAATGCATAATGTCCAGAAACAGGCTCATAAAGCGGGCAGAAGGATTCCACGAGGATTCTCCTGTCTCCTGTGGCAGAGGCGATTTGAGCAGACGCGTCTGGTGTGCGGCATGCACACTAGTGGGCATCGCGATTTGCTCAGGATAGAACGATCCTAAAGGTACAATTGTGACTTTTCTGCTTAGGCTTTTGATATCAGGATTTTTGTTATCTTTCTCGAATATTGGAGAATATCCCTCGTGGTTCAACAGCGTCATTGATGCCAGGAGACACTGCACAGTTTCGGCATAAAGTAAGCTGGCTTGGCCCCGATCTAGGTCGTTAGGTATTGCATCCTCAGGATAAAAGTCAGGCAAGTTTGATCTGCTTTGCGCTCGATGCCGGCTTTGTTGGACCAGAAAGTCTGCCAGCTGTCCGTATATCGGCTCGTGATCTTCATATGCCTCAAAATTAAACACCGGGTATCTTAGTAAATAGGCCATCTCGTCGTTTCTGAGCACCGGCTCGTCCCCTTGGAGTCGAGTGttgatgtccttgaaaaagTGTTCCGGACAGTTGTTCGATGGGTCCAACGGCTGCTGGTATGCCCGGGAGAGCACAGCACCCATCAGGAAAGATTGATACATTGAACGGTGGAATCTCTCCTGCCACTTGAGCCAGTTTTCCTGAGGAGGTGCTGCTTTGTTCTCCTGTTTCAGGTGGAAGTAGCAGTCTCGGCCCCATTCAGTGTTGTAGAGGCAAAAGTCCTCAATGCACCTTATCAGATGCACCAAGTTGAGAATTTGCCGGAGCTCCTCAAAGGATACTTCGTGAGAGTCCGCGCTTAGTGAATCGAGTTGGAAAGGATTTGGTGGAAGCTGTCCCTTATGGAAGTGATCCACCACAACCTTTGTTGCACGAACCTGAGACATCTTAACCACTTGCTCCGATGAACAATTAAGGGTAGAAAATCTTACTGCCATCAACGCATCGCCGAAAGCCGGGATATCCCGAGGCCCTACTTGGCACAATATAGAGTACATGTTGGAGGAGTATAAGGAATGAAGGCGCTTGCATGTTGATGCGAGTGCTATTGCTTGAGATAAACTATTGCAACATTgaagggtgagaagaagagtctCTGGCGGCAGAGAAAGGAAGGTAACCAtggtgaaggagagagaTGGCGTTGGATTAAGGCAAGCTGATCTCGGGCGGGGGATGAGAGGCTTATATCCTAGAAGGAAGGGTTAGTCAGTCATGTGGAGACCGATCAGCATCTCGCTCTCTATATATAAAAGAGATAAAAATTTATAGTGAAGTCAAGACTATCGAATGGAGATGAGTTCTAGCCATTGACCAAAAGTATTACACTCAAAATAACCTAAAATCTAGTACCACTTTATATACTGGACTAGGTAGGGTCCTAAGTGTATTAAGTTAGCCTTCCTTGTTAGTGGTAATGACTTATATACGTTAAGAAAGTATTAAGCTAGCCTTTATTTTTCGTATAATTACTTATATACGTTAAGAAAGTCTTTTTCATACTGCCCAAGTTAGAGTTATAATTCGGACACGGTGGATGCCGGCTTAGGGTTAATGCGAGAGTGGGAATCTGGATTAACCTGCTACGGTTGACCATCGTAGAAACCCATGGAGAGAATTATGTCAGGACCTGTATAGCCTTGAGATATCTGGCGGTGGCCTCATATCACAGACGGGTTCAATGGATTGCAGTCAGTCCAAATCTTGAACGTGAGCTGTGAAAATTGACAGTCTCGAAATATTGGAAGACGCGTACTCCGTAATGGATCTGAATGCAGCACTAATATCTCAGCTctatatatttttatatagGTATTATATTATCTTAGGTATATCTACTACTTATAGCAATTTTTATTCTTGCTAGGCTCGTAAGTTGTACAATTGGTCTACAATTAATTGAAAAGAGAAATATAAAGAATATAAGAATTACCCTACAATACAAATGATTCTCTTTTGGCGAAAACTTGTAGTGATTTTGTAGTATTGTGCATTTTAGAAGCTGGGCCTGGAATCAAGGAGAGAGCAAGACAAGAAAAAAGCCTATCAGATGGCACCCTTGGCCACTGGACGAAAGACATGCGGAATACCCTGCCAGTACGTCAAGCACTCTCTATAATCCCCAGAATAAACTGAAGAAGGCTAGACTCTTGACTGCAGCACATCGGCCCGACCAGGCGGGACTGACTATATGTTCAATGATCTGTGCATGATCTCACTGCACATCAGCCGATCTAGGTCTGAATCATGCTGGCACGCTAAGCCTCAATCTATTCTTCTCACTTTCGATGGGATAAAACCTTGGAGGATATGCAAATACTGCAATTGCTCTCATATGACTCAACAGAGACCTAGAGATAGTAATGCAAAGACCAGAACAAATCATCGAATCTCGTCTCGAGACAGAGTGCGGTTGTTGGGTCGATTGGGAAGTACAGAGTCTAGACACatcagatcctcctcctttttcCAACTCTTGTAAAGCCCGCAGTACTGTTCGCAGCCGCGGTCGACTCCTTCTAGCACTTGTAGCATCACACTCTTCGCCTCCAGTTGCCCGCTCAACAAGATACTCCTCTGTACTGCTTATCCTGGCATTCCACCAAGCTCTCAGAGCCCTCGCTGTAGCATACGCTTCCTCGCGCTCATCGCCATCCATCTTGCTTTGTGAACCATAAATCCTATCCCCGACAACCCGGACACACCTCAACAGCCCAGCCCACTCCATTGCACCCGAGGTCGCTTCCCGGATAAGCACCTGCATCGCCTCGGGTGTATCTCTAAACTCTGGAAACTGCTGCTGATTTGGATCATTACTATTGCCGTTCCCGCTATCTCGAAACAGATCTTCACCAAGAAAGTCGGCAGAGTTACCTCCGGTGCTACTGCCCACACCTTCAAATATACACCATAACACACGGCCAAGCATGAAAACCATTGCACTTTCACGCTCATCCACACTCAGTGAACGCCAGGTCTTGTTATACCCCGAGGAGAGAAGGCTAGTGTTGATGCCACCACTactgccgccgctgctgttGTGCCACGAAGGCAATGTTTATCCAATAGAGCCTGGTATTCGGCGGCTACGTGGCGTGGGATATACCGTGATTTTCGCGTAGCGAGATAGAGAAGAGAGTGACGTGATTGATCTCCGGTGGGTTCCAGCACACCCATGATCCTCGCTGCTCGAAGTCGATCAAGACGGTATCCcatcccccctcccccaTAGGAGAATGCTTGAGTAGGATATTATCGAGCTTTAGGTCTGGATAGTGTCCCACCGGTGAAGAGACGACATATTCCGGTGCGGAGGTTAGTTGGCACGTCCATTTGACCTTTGTCTCCAAAGGGATATCTCTGGTGCTCTTGAGACAAGCGGCTAACGTTCCAGCGGGATATACTCCAGCAAAAGTCCAGCAACACGCCGCTTACCGCCAAAGGAGACTCTTTTTGTGTCGAGGTAGAGCGGGCGATTAATGATGTTGGGGTGCGGAGGAGTTATAAGCAGGAGACGGAGTTCGTGGTAGAGCAACCGGGGTTTTGGGTCTGGGGAGGATTTGAAGATGACCATCTGGCCTGTGTCTCAGTGGCTCTTGAGAGTGACCAGATGGACCGACTTGTGAAGTTGGTTGACCAGTTCGAGATCTGCGAGGGGGATTGTCCGTGGCATACCCATTAGCGAGGAGATTAGGGGTAAGCCAGGCCAACTCTGCTTCGTACCTTGCCTTCAACGAGATGGAAATCTCCTTGGGGTTCACTGCGATTGTGTTGATTCTTATCGAGGAGCCAAGATGTAAGTTCATGTATATGTTTTCACAGTCGTCGAACTCTTCTGACCAGTTTCCTAACACTGAGAAGATGTGATTAGCCAGGGCAGAgtggccgccgccgttgctAGATATCATTGACGTATAACTCGGCCTCATAGACTTCCAAGGCTCATCTTGGAGGTTTATAGAGCTGCCTAGTCTGATAATGGTACTCAGGTGCATCCGTCCGAGTGCGAATCTCGGAATGGCGAAGATCTTCCTGACTAGATAAATATATCAAAGCTGTATTGAACTGTACTATACATCTGGTTTAGCCTCTCGTGTCTCCTGTATAGAAGCCATGAAGTGGCTGACTAGACCTTCCTTATCAAGGCCATCGCTTTCACATGGTATCGTTTCGATCTTATTGTTGATAGTCTTGATGAGTGTTTTGGGAGCAACTTCCATGACTTGCATGAGTTCCACAAACCAACTCATCCGTCTTTTATACCAGGCTTCTCCCTCGCAAGCGGTATCCCATGTGTCTTTAGATCGAATGTACTGATGCTCTAGCCAGATGACGTACTCAGCCATGGAATTTGCCAAAGGGACAACGTCGAAATCAACTTCTGTATTGAATATTTGGCAAAACGTATCATTCTTATAGTCAACCTGATACGGTTCCTATCCTTGTCAGACGCCTATCACGAACATGGATATGAGGAACTTACACCCGTAGGGCCCTTGGAGTTATTGTGCTCTCTTTTGCGCTTCGCCTCAAGTCGTTCGTCGTGTTTTTCTTTTAGCATACGGATCCATTCAGACCTCAAACACTCAAGTGTCTTGTGGGTCAACGGAAGCATTTCCTTTTCAAGATTTGCAAtaagctcttcttcctcatctagAATCTCGTCGATGTCTGACTCAGCCATCTGATTTCTTGGCCAGAGGAGCTCCCAGTTCAATACGTTGTTCCCTCTATGACAGCACACATGCGTTATCCCCACCCTTTCAAAACAATTTCTGTGTAGGAAACCTATTACGAGTCTTTTAGAGTCTTCACGGCCTCTGAGTTCCTCAACGAGGGAGAGAAATTCCAGCGCCCACACAAAGGCGGGCGCGCGAGCCATGGTATCAACAAAAGTAATATTAAAGGCCGCAGGCAGGAAGCAACCTCCGGGAGAACAGGCACACTGGCAACCGTCCGATATAAAAATGTCGAGGCCGGCCTTTAGGCATATCCGAATGGAATCCATTACATCAAAAGTCCTGGAGTTCAGCCGTCGCAACTGCTGGAGCAGCGGGAACAGGATGGTACGTCCTTTGTGGTCCACATGGTTTATGTTGATTCCGTAGTCAAGCAAGGACTGGATCAGTGTTGCATCTAATATCGGGACCAGCGAGAATATGGCAGGTTTTCCTGCACTGTTGGGTTGACCGAACAGTTCGAAACCTTGTCGCGCCAGCACTTTGACATCTTCGTTGTTTGAGATGAAATGGAGAAGATTGTTATCTTCAGTTCCATCATGACTATTACCGAATCTTATATTGACATCTAAACATAGACCCACGAGCTTTGCAAAGTAAGCGCTCCATGTGTTATCAGGCAACCACTTCTCGCGAGCTATGAGTCGCAGCAGCGCGCAGCAGATGAAGTACTGAGAAATACTCTCCGAGTAGCTGTCTTGAACCGTGTCTAGAATGTCCATTAACAATCGCCAATGGTTGCGGGCAGCTGCATAATCAATAAAGTTCCTTTCCCATCTGGTATCGCGGATGAAAGGGTTCGCCCCTTGCTCGATGAGCAAGCGAACCACGTCTGTCTTGCCCATTCCTGCAGCATACATTAAAGGGGTAATACCGTAGTTGTCCTGGATGTCCATGTCATGGCCACTTTGGACAAGCAGACGGACTGTTTCCACATCGTGAACCGCTAGATGTAAAGGCGTCTGACCCAGAAAGTTCCTCTCCATATGCAATGATGAGCGTGAGAGGAACGAAGTCACCGACGTTGGGGGATCCAGAAGTACGATCTCGTGAAGAGCCGTTAATCCAGCAAAGCCTTTTAACCGCCTATCAATAAGCGCATAGAGTATAAGTGTCTGTTTACTTAACTTACCTGGACTGGCGTTGGCAAGTAAAGCAAGGTAATCGATGAAAAAAGGGTCCGGCGTGAGTTCCTCGGCTATCCAATTTGGCGAACAGGGAGACGGCCAGTCCTCGTAAACTGGCGACTCTATAGAACTTGGGTCAAAGCCATATGCGAGAATCGCCTTGAGCAAGTCGATATGGGGACCTTCGCCGATCCACTTGACGCATTGGACCAGAAACCTGTGGAGGGGGAATCAGCCTGAGTGAAGTCGGCCACAATATCTGAGCTGCAGCATACCTTTGGTCTAGACCTTCAAGAGTCATACCTAATTCGCAGGCGAAGAATTTTAGGAGCTCGAATTGGTCATTCGTGTGCTGGCCTCGATTTGGGCCGCAGTAAAGGAGCTCCTATTGTATGGTTAGACCAGCATAGTGGGAGACAGTCTCACTGATTCCGCACCTGAACATAGTTGCGCCCGCCTGGATGTATATGCCGATTTAACGAGGGGTCACATCTTCTCAGCTCCCGAAATGTCTCCTGAACCTCAGACAGTTTCAGCAGCCCGCAATTAAACCGCCAAAGTGCCTCGAAGCCAGGCGAGGTGTATTTCACCACTCGTTCTATGCTGAGGCCCGGTCTGAGCGAGTATCTTCCAGCGCCGGTGATGAATTCAATGGCAGCATTTACCATGAATGGGATGCCGTATCTAGAGAGGGCAAACTGTAGGCTCCAGCAGTAGAGAGAAGCTGTACACTTCGAATTGCTACATTTTTCAAAGAATGTGGTCGGTGAGGTATACACAATCGCCCAGAACCGAGCTGAACTGCGGTGAGTCAAATGACAGGAGCAGTGGCAGTGCCTGGTAGTACAGTCCAACGCCCGCGATCGTCGTGGTGATGTTATTAGCTCACTCGCGTGAGCTATATGTGGCGGGATGGGCTCCTCGATGCTGGCTCGACTTGCAGGCGTGGAACGCTGTTCTCGCGTCTTGGGGACCGTAGAACTGTCAATAACGGATGAATTTATAGCGAGGGCCATATCCTGAGCCGTTTCCTGAATTGTGCGTTGAGAGTCTATCGCAATCTTACTACGAGAATGTTGAGCGTCAACCTGTCTTTCTGCGACCAGCGTTAGAAGACTCAAAGACAAATCCTGTACGGCAGAGTCAAGCCTTTGCCCGATATCCCTGAGTTGTTTCTTGATGCCTCTGCTATGTCGAGCACCCTGCAGTTTTTTGCCCAGATGGGATAGCTTTTCACTCATTCGCTGGAGGCTATCGTCGACGCTACTGTACTCCAGTTGACAGTCCTCAATAGCAAGATTGACCATTCTAGACGTTTGAACAGTCTCAAGGGATAGTAATATATCCCGCAGCCTCTCAAGACGCTTGACAAGCGACTCTAATTCAGCGCTAGCTTTGTTCTTGCCATACTCGCGAATATCCCGCAGTCGTCTGATCGTTTCGCTGATTTGAAGCGCAAAGGCTGCCACCCCGATACCGGCGGAGACCACTCCAACAACCTCCGCCATACTGTCGTATTTTGTCACTTTGTTTGGtgtacgaggagagagacAGAGAAAGTTGTGGAGAGGATCATGAAGCAGCTCGGTGGGCGAGTGCGCACGAGCTAGCCGCCGTCGCGGGGTCCTGTCGGCCTTGCTAACAACTCAGCCTCATCAGACAGCCAATAAAGTTTGAGACTCCTACAGAGAATAGGATAAAGGATGTAGAGTACTGTCGTTGATTAGAGCAACACAAGAAATCTCAATGCCGCCTGCAGACGACACTCAGATATACCAGTTCACTGGCCATCTTAGCATCGCGTTCACCCTGTCGATGCCAATAGCATTTCACCTTCAATTTATTAGAACGGGGTTCTCCCAGAATAGTCTCGCAAGAAGACAGAGAATCCTTCCCACCAGCTTCAAGAGACCCGGGCACTTCTGCCTCACAGTCACGTGTTGTTCCATGCCCTACCATAGCCTCAATTAAATAATCTTCGTACCAGATGGATGCTGTTAGTGGAGGATGCAGAGTAACTAGAGATACTAACATTTCTGGGAGAGTCTGACTTTTAGCGTTAGAACAATAACAGAGTAGGCGAGAATTTACGTACCGCAGCCGGCTTGGGCAGAACCCAGCACGAATTGTGTCGAGGTAGAGCAATGGTAGACGTTTTGATCATTGTGAGTGGACAGTCAAGTGAGTTATTCAAAAGAGGTTCCATGAGCCAGAGATATGCAAGGCTGCACTACCTAGAGGTGACGGGCCTTTAGTCGTCTTTGGCGCGAAGGGATGGAATGACCAACAAATCTTTGTCTAGTATTCCTGAACAGGATTATGACTCTCCAGATGGTGTATTGGCCGAAGTATGCGCCTAGCTATGCTAATATACTGCCCTATTTCATGCGAGACTCAGAACGGCTTTCATGGCCATGTACACCCACGAAAACGGGGTGAGCTTACTACATTCACGTACTCGATCTAGCCGAGGTAGAGTATATCTAATCATCCACTTATTCGTTCCACGATGATATTTGACCAGACTCGGTTTTTGGGGGTGGGGGCTTATAATATGGTTGGATTGCCATTGAAAGAGCATAAAATTGGGCTAGAACCCGTATAATCTGACCTCTGTTGCAAGGAGCCCAACAACCATTTTCTGGCCATTCAGCCCTGCCTGTGAGAGAGAGCGTGCTTCTCGTCAAATCATTGCATGCGGTGCTCTTTAGAACGAGGCTGTAACTAAGCGCCCGCAGCAAATGATTGGCGATGGGCGCTCACAGTGCTGCTTTGAGtgcagccaagaagaagcgtaGACCCAACAAGATAAAGCGCCTAACAGTGCCACAGACCTCTATTCTTAGTGCCTTATCTGACAAGTCTATAAAATCGTAACGGTAGTCATgttctctccatcttcatcaacgcAGCCAAAATCGGTAAATAAAGCAAAGATTTGCAGGATTAGCTGCCTTGTCTTTTTCCTGTGACAACACTACAGTACCTTACCCatcaaaagagaagaaaaaaaaagcagcGGGGTCCTTATACTGAACCTAGAGCCTTTCTGCTGAGCACCCCAGTATCATTTTATTTCTATATTCCTTTTGTTAGCCAACTGACCGGCCAAAATGATCGACCCAGCCGTCCTTCGGCGCCAGCATGACGAGTTATGCAAGGCCGAGAGCAGCAAGGATGAAATTATTAAAGTCTGTTGCCTTCTTTAACGCCCCTGAAAGACTTGACAAGCTGACTCTTCTGCTAGAACCTTTTCGAGCATATTGAAGATCTTGAGGAAAAGCTTCAGATTGAAAAGAATGAGGTCGATTCTCAAAGGCGGGCGGTTATTTCGCTCAGAGACGAGCGAAACGAATTCAAAGCTCAGATGGAGGACCTCGTTGATGAGAAAGTGAGTTGCTGCCTCATATTTCCTGATAGGCTCCTGACGCAGCGATACAGCGTAAATTAGATTATGTATCTGTTTTAGTAGATGGTGATGGTATGAATGTAGGTGATATGCATCTATCCAGAGAGGCCACGACTCCTAACAGATATCAGTTCCAGGACCGGTTTATCCAGGATGGCAAAAAAGGTGGCCACGACGCTGCACAGGCTTTGATTTACGCGGTACAGGAGCATATCAAAGAGATTGACCCCAAGGCGAGTCCAATTATCAACTGCAATATCCGGGTCTATTCGAATGTGCATGGCTTGACCAAGGTCTACCGCGAGACCGGCATCATCCGTTCTGACTCAGACTTATCTGCTTTTATTCGAGGTTTCAATATGGAAAACCCGCTGTGTGACTTTGTCGATGCGGGTAATGGGAAAGAATGTGCTGATGTCAAGATAAAAGGTTATCCTATCTGGTCCCCCTCATCCAGGAGTACTAACCAACATGGATGGGGTTAGGTTTGTTcgcagaagatatcaacaacgTCCACTGTCGCCGCATTATCTTCTGCGCGTCCGCAGATAGCGGCTACGCGCGTGTATTAGGTCCCCATCGTGGATCGAGACGTATCTCTATCGTCAAGGGGCCTCCTTTCCCCCGCGAGATGGCCGAGCTGGCTGCGAGCTTCGAGACCGTGACATTCTCAGACGTATTCAAATCGTCCAAGTTGTTACTCCCAGTCAGGAAATTATCGTCCCAAGACATCACTAGCCCAGCGATAGCGTCCGCCAACATGCCCGCCATAGTGCATAATCATAACTCCATCCCCAACTACGCCTCGGCAGCGAAGGCCGCTGCGGCGGCTACAATTGCACCAACGAAGGACAGCAAGACTAAATCAGAGTCTAAGCCTCGACTATTAGTCTGTCTTAATGCCCGCAACCAGCGCGTCGATAGTGTCCTCAAAAAATCGTCTAAAGAGGCCATCACCGCACTCAAGCGACGCAAACTCTGCAACCAGTTCCATATCCTAGGATACTGCCACAACATGGCTACGTACGGCAGCTGCACGCACGAACACGGAACTGAGCTCAGCATGCAGGAGCTCAATGATCTGATGCGCGTTGCACGCTTGACTCCGTGCTTTAGTGGGCTTATGTGCCGCGATGTTAACTGTATCTCTGGCCACCAATGTCCGTATCAGGACTACTGTACGTATAAAAGTGATTGTAAATTCAAGGATATGCACAACGTGAACACGGTTATTGTGAGAGAATTGGAAGTTTAAACTTGAAAGTTCTTTTTTATTCTATATATTTTCATTCTCTTATTTTTATTGCTATATTTTTACCTACTGGTAGTCAGGAACGCGAAGCTCAAACTGAAATTCGTTTGCTTTTGTGGACATGGGAATATAGACGGAAATATAGAGTGGTTGGTCTATGCACTATGTGCTAAGGCTGCTTAAGGCTCTTAAGGACTTTTCAAGGGCGCTCAGGTTACCTACGACTCCCTCCGAGATCACACGTGTCGCAGGGCTTACTGGACAGCCTAGCACATTTGAAGCTTCTATATCAGATAATAGCATATGGTTATATGTGTATAAGCCAGAAAGAACGTGCTTAAGGCCAAGGCACAAGCGGCTAATGCAGGTCGAGGATAGACTTTGGTAGGTCCTTGCATAAAGAGACAACGTGGTACAACTTCAGGCAATTATAAAAAGTCACGGCTGCGATGGCTTGATTCGTGGTAAAACCAGAATACGTTGAGATATTCAGCTCATATCACCAGAGGTCGACAAACACGATAGCTGGAGATGTAAAAAGGTATCGGTGGTATGCACCACCCCCGCCGGGCTTCTGCCCTGCGGCATGCCTTGTAAGCCTATTCCTCTAACACCTGTGTACCCTCACTATCGCTTGAACACCCAAGGGCATCCTCTACAGCTTGGATTAAACTGGCGGCTGGCTCGGACACTAACGCCAGCGCTTCCTGAACAAGACCCAAGACTTGGCATACGACGCCCACTAGATCGAGCTGACGACTCCGCAGACGGGTAGACGGGACGATAGTTTCTCGAGCTGCTGCGCAGTTGTCGGCGCTAAACGCATTGACGAGGTCACTGTAACCTGCGGTGAAGGACTCGATTGCGGCGAGGCGCTGCTcgagttgaggaagaagtaagGAGGACGTGCCGGGGGGAATATATTGGGTCAAGTTGAGGAGAGGGCCAAGGTTGGCGTTGAATGCTTCCAGTTCGGAACAGAGCatatagattggggggagcGAAATGGACGACCTAGAGACAGAgaccgacgaagaggaagcggCATACGCAACTCCACCTAGAAGGGCGAAGAGatgcaggaagagaagagtcaTGTTTACTGAGCCTCGGTAGACTTGAGAGACGGCTGTGACATGCGGATgaagacagaagaagagcttcaggGAATGGGATAAACGCCTTAAGTAGTCGGCCATTGAGGTAAATGATTTGCATTATACGGTGTATTATGCCATTCTACCAGACTACTGCGTAATGCAATAACTGACCGAACAGTGAGAGACGATGCTTGCGGTTAATTTCTAACGCCTTGATCATATTCTTCACCTATGTACTCGCTATCGTGCTTGCTTGAACAAGTCTATCACGAGTGCCGGAAGGTCTTTTAAGCTACTTGGCGGCACATGTGTTTTCGAACTGAAGCAGGAACCCTGCCTGGGTTAAACTAAATGACCAGC encodes the following:
- a CDS encoding uncharacterized protein (transcript_id=CADANIAT00004122); the protein is MTLLFLHLFALLGGVAYAASSSSVSVSRSSISLPPIYMLCSELEAFNANLGPLLNLTQYIPPGTSSLLLPQLEQRLAAIESFTAGYSDLVNAFSADNCAAARETIVPSTRLRSRQLDLVGVVCQVLGLVQEALASFKCARLSNQPLYISVYIPMSTKANEFQFELRVPDYQ